One part of the Vogesella sp. LIG4 genome encodes these proteins:
- a CDS encoding pyrimidine 5'-nucleotidase, which produces MNWLFDLDETLHHAGHAVFPRISQRMTDYIVTYLGYEEAQANQLRTHYWRRYGATLGGLVRHHRISADHFLRFTHDMDELLPWIQRDSRLPQLLRRLPGRKWIFSNGPQHYVEAITEHLGIGQLITGCYGMEALDYQPKPRRSAYYRVLRDTGLAASRCVMVEDTLANLRTAKQLGMRTVWINRRLCHPAWVDWRITSLQQLAGLTFDC; this is translated from the coding sequence ATGAACTGGCTTTTCGACCTGGATGAAACCCTGCACCACGCCGGCCACGCGGTATTTCCGCGCATCAGCCAGCGCATGACCGATTACATCGTGACCTACCTGGGTTATGAGGAAGCGCAGGCCAACCAGCTGCGTACCCATTACTGGCGGCGCTATGGCGCGACGCTGGGCGGGCTGGTGCGCCACCACCGTATCTCTGCCGACCATTTCCTGCGCTTTACCCATGATATGGATGAGCTGCTGCCGTGGATCCAGCGCGACTCGCGCCTGCCGCAGTTGCTGCGCCGGCTGCCGGGCCGCAAATGGATTTTTTCCAACGGCCCGCAACACTATGTAGAGGCAATCACCGAACACCTTGGCATCGGGCAGCTGATTACCGGCTGCTACGGCATGGAGGCGCTGGACTACCAGCCCAAGCCGCGCCGCAGCGCCTACTACCGGGTATTGCGCGACACAGGGTTGGCCGCAAGCCGCTGCGTGATGGTGGAAGATACGCTGGCCAATCTGCGAACGGCGAAACAGCTGGGCATGCGCACGGTATGGATCAACCGCCGCCTGTGCCACCCCGCCTGGGTGGACTGGCGCATCACCAGCCTGCAACAGCTAGCCGGGCTGACGTTTGATTGCTGA